From Chaetodon trifascialis isolate fChaTrf1 chromosome 1, fChaTrf1.hap1, whole genome shotgun sequence, one genomic window encodes:
- the ap3s2 gene encoding AP-3 complex subunit sigma-2, with protein MIKAILIFNNHGKPRLIRFYQYFAEDMQQQIIRETFHLVSKRDDNVCNFLEGGSLIGGSDYKLIYRHYATLYFVFCVDSSESELGILDLIQVFVETLDKCFENVCELDLIFHMDKVHYILQEVVMGGMVLETNMNEIVAQVEVQNRMEKSEGGLSAAPARAVSAVKNMNLPEIPRNINIGDINIKVPSLSPF; from the exons ATGATTAAAGCCATCTTGATATTTAACAACCACGGAAAACCGCGGCTGATCAGATTCTATCAGTATTTT GCGGAGgacatgcagcagcagatcattCGAGAGACTTTCCATTTGGTGTCTAAGAGAGACGACAATGTCTGCAACTTCTTGGAGGGTGGGAG TCTCATTGGTGGATCTGACTACAAGCTGATTTACCGGCACTACGCGACTCTCTACTTTGTCTTCTGTGTGGACTCGTCTGAGAGTGAGCTCGGCATTCTGGACTTGATCCAG GTGTTTGTGGAAACACTGGATAAATGCTTTGAAAACGTCTGTGAACTGGACCTCATATTCCACATGGACAag gtccaTTATATCTTGCAGGAGGTGGTGATGGGGGGCATGGTGCTGGAGACCAACATGAATGAGATTGTAGCCCAGGTCGAAGTGCAGAACCGCATGGAGAAGTCTGAG GGAGGCCTGTCGGCGGCCCCCGCTCGCGCCGTCTCCGCCGTGAAGAACATGAACCTGCCCGAGATTCCCCGCAACATCAACATTGGAGACATCAATATCAAAGTGCCGAGCCTCTCCCCGTTCTGA